In Sphingopyxis sp. CCNWLW2, a single window of DNA contains:
- the ypfJ gene encoding KPN_02809 family neutral zinc metallopeptidase: MRLDDYDPGDDIRDLGRGSGGGFGGGGGGGLGGLLIGFLPMLLGRKMGCGTILLIGAAAFFLLGPGANMLSSGSGTADPAVDSRGGTNVACDTQSERFACNVFGSTHTVWEGLITGYRKPTLNFFTESNRSGCGAAQAAMGPFYCPADQGVYLDTSFFRELEQRFGAAGDAAQAYVIAHEVGHHIQTISGISDQVRRAQQRASQAEGNALQVRMELQADCYAGVWAARAKTSAGQPVMEVGDMEEAMRAANAIGDDTLMRSAGQRPVPESFTHGTSEQRMSWLRRGLQSGDPRQCDAFGTAG, translated from the coding sequence ATGCGCCTCGACGACTATGATCCCGGCGACGACATCCGTGACCTTGGCCGAGGCAGCGGCGGCGGTTTCGGCGGGGGCGGAGGCGGTGGTCTTGGCGGGCTTCTCATCGGATTCCTTCCGATGCTGCTCGGGCGCAAGATGGGTTGCGGCACGATCCTGCTCATCGGTGCGGCCGCCTTTTTCCTGCTCGGCCCCGGCGCCAATATGCTCAGCAGCGGGAGCGGCACCGCCGATCCGGCCGTCGACAGCCGTGGCGGCACCAATGTCGCCTGCGATACGCAAAGCGAACGCTTCGCCTGCAACGTGTTCGGATCGACGCATACCGTGTGGGAGGGTCTTATCACCGGCTATCGCAAGCCGACGCTCAATTTCTTCACCGAATCCAACCGGTCGGGCTGCGGCGCCGCGCAGGCGGCGATGGGCCCCTTCTATTGCCCTGCCGATCAGGGCGTCTATCTCGACACCAGCTTCTTCCGCGAACTCGAACAGCGTTTCGGCGCGGCAGGCGACGCGGCGCAAGCCTATGTGATCGCGCACGAGGTCGGTCATCATATCCAGACGATCAGCGGCATTTCGGATCAGGTCCGCCGCGCGCAACAGCGCGCATCGCAGGCCGAGGGCAATGCGTTGCAGGTCCGCATGGAACTGCAGGCTGATTGCTACGCCGGCGTGTGGGCCGCACGCGCGAAGACCAGCGCCGGCCAGCCGGTCATGGAAGTGGGCGATATGGAAGAGGCGATGCGCGCCGCCAATGCGATCGGCGACGACACGCTGATGCGCTCGGCGGGCCAGCGGCCGGTGCCCGAAAGCTTTACCCACGGCACCAGCGAACAGCGCATGAGCTGGCTGCGCCGCGGCCTGCAATCGGGGGACCCACGCCAGTGCGACGCATTCGGCACGGCCGGCTGA
- a CDS encoding amidohydrolase family protein has protein sequence MRHGRLIAALAAALVAAPASAETLYIETGRLIDGLSNEVRTGHCITVEAERIKAVATCGKAPDGARVIDWSGFTVLPGLIDLHTHLADLGQSADLAAPMKASPAETALVGARNARVTLGAGFTSVRDVGTYRGLTDVTLRNAIERGDVPGPRMWVAGAYLTIPKGGGELNGVVPNEQLPPDMRLGVAATPEEAAAKTTYLLDHGADFIKTIATGAVLAIGTEPGAPELTIEQLRAIVKVAHARGKKVTAHAHGAIGIQNAVNAGVDSIEHASLADETTLRLAKKHGTWLAMDIYNGTYIDEVGTKEGWPEEYLRKNRETTDAQRAAFHRAVELGVNIGYATDAGVYPHGLNARQFANMVKYGMTPMQAIQSATGRAAIEMGRDDVGAIVPGRYADFVAVKADPLADITVLEKIDHVMKGGVIVR, from the coding sequence ATTCGGCACGGCCGGCTGATCGCAGCGCTGGCGGCGGCGCTCGTCGCGGCGCCCGCATCGGCCGAAACGCTTTATATCGAAACGGGGCGGCTGATCGACGGCCTCTCGAACGAGGTCCGCACCGGCCATTGCATCACCGTCGAGGCCGAGCGTATCAAGGCGGTCGCCACGTGCGGAAAGGCGCCCGACGGCGCGAGGGTGATCGACTGGTCGGGCTTCACCGTGCTTCCCGGCCTGATCGACCTCCACACCCACCTTGCCGACCTTGGCCAGAGCGCCGACCTTGCAGCGCCGATGAAGGCGTCGCCCGCCGAAACCGCGCTCGTCGGTGCGCGCAACGCGCGGGTCACGCTGGGCGCGGGTTTCACCAGCGTGCGCGACGTCGGCACCTATCGCGGGCTTACCGATGTGACGCTGCGCAATGCGATCGAGCGCGGCGACGTGCCCGGGCCGCGCATGTGGGTCGCGGGCGCCTATTTAACGATCCCGAAGGGCGGCGGCGAGCTGAACGGCGTGGTTCCGAACGAGCAATTGCCGCCCGACATGCGGCTCGGCGTCGCCGCGACGCCTGAGGAGGCGGCGGCGAAGACGACCTACCTGCTCGATCATGGCGCCGACTTCATCAAGACGATCGCGACCGGCGCGGTGCTCGCGATCGGCACCGAACCCGGTGCGCCCGAACTGACGATCGAGCAGCTGCGCGCGATCGTGAAGGTCGCGCATGCCCGCGGCAAGAAGGTCACCGCGCACGCGCATGGTGCGATCGGCATCCAGAATGCGGTCAACGCGGGGGTCGACAGTATCGAGCATGCCAGCCTTGCCGACGAGACGACGCTGCGGCTTGCGAAAAAGCACGGCACCTGGCTCGCGATGGACATCTACAACGGCACCTACATCGACGAGGTCGGCACGAAAGAAGGCTGGCCCGAGGAATATCTACGCAAGAACCGCGAAACGACCGATGCGCAGCGCGCCGCCTTCCACCGCGCGGTCGAGCTGGGCGTCAACATTGGCTACGCCACCGACGCCGGCGTCTATCCGCACGGGCTCAACGCCCGGCAATTCGCGAACATGGTCAAATATGGGATGACGCCGATGCAGGCGATCCAGTCGGCGACCGGGCGCGCCGCAATCGAAATGGGCCGCGACGACGTTGGCGCCATCGTTCCGGGCCGCTATGCCGATTTCGTCGCGGTAAAGGCCGATCCGCTCGCCGATATCACCGTGCTCGAAAAGATCGACCATGTGATGAAGGGCGGCGTGATCGTCCGTTAG
- a CDS encoding HPP family protein: MVSHESGLAMRRAGSRMNRPRSPRFPAAAENRGLAIINQTSLAPRRPMRHRAACKEISVAKPDSSRIFLPLLAGASLRDRVVASVGALVGISLAGLICAAMFPATMPWIIAPIGASAVLLFAVPASPLAQPWSIVGGNVISGIFGVVVAQAIGEPAFAAALAVSTAILVMSLARCLHPPGGAVALSAVLGWQSFSGHVADFLVPVLINSLILVAIGMLFHRFSGHSYPHRARPVDGKAVPQEPVGLLMDDIDGALADLGETFDISREDLALLLARAEAHAAERVAKAQLALAGSKLAAEKAKKRKREKVGS, translated from the coding sequence GTGGTTTCGCATGAAAGCGGTTTAGCGATGCGCCGCGCGGGTTCAAGGATGAACCGACCGCGATCGCCTCGATTCCCCGCTGCCGCTGAAAATCGGGGCTTGGCGATAATAAATCAAACCTCTCTGGCGCCGCGACGCCCGATGCGCCATCGGGCCGCCTGCAAGGAGATATCTGTGGCGAAGCCGGATTCGAGTCGGATTTTTTTACCGCTGCTGGCGGGCGCGAGCCTGCGCGACCGGGTGGTCGCCAGCGTCGGCGCACTTGTCGGTATCAGCCTCGCCGGCCTGATCTGCGCGGCGATGTTCCCGGCCACGATGCCGTGGATCATCGCACCGATCGGCGCGTCGGCGGTGCTGCTGTTCGCCGTGCCCGCGAGCCCGCTTGCCCAGCCTTGGTCGATCGTCGGCGGCAACGTCATTTCCGGCATTTTCGGCGTGGTCGTGGCACAGGCGATCGGCGAGCCCGCCTTCGCGGCCGCGCTGGCTGTCTCGACCGCCATCTTGGTGATGTCGCTCGCGCGCTGTCTGCATCCTCCGGGCGGTGCGGTCGCGCTCAGCGCGGTTCTCGGCTGGCAGAGCTTTTCGGGGCATGTCGCCGACTTCCTCGTGCCCGTGCTCATCAATTCGCTGATCCTTGTCGCGATCGGCATGCTGTTTCATCGTTTTTCGGGGCACAGCTATCCGCATCGCGCGCGGCCCGTCGACGGGAAGGCGGTTCCGCAGGAGCCGGTTGGGCTGTTGATGGACGATATCGACGGCGCGCTTGCCGATCTGGGCGAGACATTCGATATCAGCCGCGAGGACCTCGCGCTGCTGCTGGCGCGCGCCGAGGCGCATGCCGCTGAACGCGTCGCCAAGGCGCAGCTTGCCCTGGCGGGCAGCAAGTTGGCGGCGGAAAAAGCGAAAAAGCGGAAGCGCGAAAAGGTCGGTTCCTAA
- a CDS encoding S9 family peptidase, protein MRNHILSSAIALAAALSTPAFARPMTELDLATLKRVAAPTASPDGRWVVFQMTETEAATYKRSTGLWLVDRNAKDAKPVAIADTAGKNETAPAFDKDGILYFLSNASGKDQVWRIDPKAGAAATQVTDTKADVSGFKISPDGAKLLAWGDIAKECTDFGCDAKDKGALPGPGTGRLYKDGAGFVRHWDHWETPGTYSRPFIFNLTNGKASAARPVDAGLIGDSPSKPFGGGEELAWGADSRTVFFTLRKADRNEPMSTNLDIYSWLVDSRMMPRNLTQDNQATDTLPTPSPDGKWLAYAAMARPGYEADRQVLMLRNLESGETKKLTDAWDRSVGSIVWAPDGKSLYVTAQDTLEHPVFRVDAATGKVEKLKATTEAFEGNIGDVTALPGGALLYSRNSALAPTDLFVRDAKGKVKPITAVNAAALAQFDPVELDRVQFAGANGDKVWGMIVKPVSPVQKLPVAFIVHGGPQSSFGNSWSTRWNPRVFAQQGYGVVTIDFHGSTGYGQAFTDSINKDWGGKPLEDLKLGLAAAGKQDAQLDLNNTCALGASYGGYMMNWIAGQWTDGFKCLVQHDGVFDLRAMAFETEELWFDEWDHGGPWWERTDPEKWNPVNHVTKWKTPMLVITSEKDFRIPYSQGLAAFTALQRRNIPSELLVFPDENHWVLKGANSVQWHQTVFNWLGSHLKK, encoded by the coding sequence ATGCGAAACCACATCCTGTCCAGCGCGATTGCGCTCGCCGCCGCTCTCTCCACCCCCGCTTTCGCCCGGCCGATGACCGAGCTCGATCTTGCGACCTTGAAGCGCGTCGCCGCGCCGACCGCATCGCCCGATGGCCGCTGGGTCGTGTTCCAGATGACCGAGACCGAGGCTGCGACCTACAAGCGCTCGACCGGGCTATGGCTCGTCGACCGCAATGCGAAGGACGCAAAGCCTGTCGCCATCGCCGACACCGCGGGCAAGAACGAAACCGCTCCCGCCTTCGACAAGGACGGCATCCTCTATTTCCTCTCGAACGCCTCGGGCAAGGATCAGGTGTGGCGCATCGATCCGAAAGCGGGCGCCGCCGCGACGCAGGTGACCGATACCAAAGCCGATGTTTCGGGCTTCAAGATTTCTCCCGACGGCGCGAAGCTGCTCGCGTGGGGCGACATCGCGAAGGAATGCACCGACTTCGGCTGCGACGCCAAGGACAAGGGCGCGCTTCCCGGCCCGGGCACCGGCCGCCTGTACAAGGATGGCGCAGGCTTCGTCCGCCACTGGGATCATTGGGAAACCCCGGGCACCTATAGCCGCCCGTTCATCTTCAACCTCACCAATGGCAAGGCGAGCGCCGCGCGCCCGGTCGACGCCGGCCTGATCGGCGACAGCCCGTCGAAGCCGTTCGGCGGCGGCGAGGAACTCGCATGGGGCGCCGACAGCCGCACCGTCTTTTTCACGCTGCGCAAGGCCGACCGGAACGAGCCGATGTCGACCAATCTCGACATCTATAGCTGGCTGGTCGACAGCCGGATGATGCCGAGGAACCTGACGCAGGACAATCAGGCGACCGACACCCTCCCGACCCCTTCGCCCGACGGCAAATGGCTCGCCTATGCCGCTATGGCGCGGCCGGGGTATGAGGCCGACCGGCAGGTGCTGATGCTCCGCAACCTCGAAAGCGGCGAGACGAAAAAGCTGACCGACGCATGGGACCGCTCGGTCGGCTCGATCGTTTGGGCACCCGACGGCAAGTCGCTTTATGTCACCGCGCAGGACACGCTCGAACATCCGGTGTTCCGCGTCGACGCCGCGACGGGCAAGGTCGAGAAGCTGAAGGCGACGACCGAAGCCTTCGAAGGCAATATCGGCGACGTCACCGCGCTTCCCGGCGGCGCCCTCCTCTATTCGCGCAACAGCGCGCTCGCACCGACCGACCTTTTCGTTCGCGATGCCAAGGGCAAGGTGAAGCCGATCACCGCGGTCAACGCCGCGGCGCTCGCGCAGTTTGACCCGGTCGAGCTCGACCGCGTCCAGTTCGCCGGCGCGAACGGCGACAAGGTGTGGGGGATGATCGTCAAGCCGGTCAGCCCGGTCCAGAAGCTGCCGGTGGCCTTCATTGTCCATGGCGGGCCGCAGTCGAGCTTCGGCAACAGCTGGTCGACGCGCTGGAACCCGCGCGTTTTTGCACAGCAGGGCTATGGCGTCGTCACCATCGATTTCCACGGCTCGACGGGTTACGGTCAGGCCTTCACCGACAGCATCAACAAGGATTGGGGCGGCAAGCCGCTCGAGGATCTGAAGCTCGGCCTGGCCGCCGCGGGCAAGCAGGATGCGCAGCTCGACCTCAATAACACCTGCGCGCTCGGCGCCTCCTATGGCGGTTATATGATGAACTGGATCGCCGGCCAGTGGACCGACGGCTTCAAATGCCTCGTCCAGCACGACGGCGTGTTCGATCTGCGCGCGATGGCGTTCGAGACCGAGGAATTGTGGTTCGACGAATGGGATCATGGCGGCCCCTGGTGGGAACGCACCGATCCCGAAAAGTGGAATCCGGTCAATCATGTGACCAAGTGGAAGACCCCGATGCTGGTGATCACCAGCGAAAAGGATTTCCGCATCCCCTACAGCCAGGGCCTCGCCGCCTTCACCGCGCTCCAGCGCCGCAATATCCCGTCGGAACTGCTCGTCTTCCCCGACGAGAATCACTGGGTGCTGAAGGGCGCGAACAGCGTCCAGTGGCACCAGACGGTGTTCAACTGGCTGGGCAGCCATTTGAAGAAATAG